The proteins below come from a single Saccharopolyspora sp. SCSIO 74807 genomic window:
- a CDS encoding amino acid adenylation domain-containing protein gives MSFPAEAEQLVDLVERQVAATPDAVALRTSTTRLTYAQLDRTANRWAHHLNHHAQPENPIAICASPDAQLFALLLATLKTNTTYLPVDPHQPDERIHHILHQTNPPLVLTDPTHYRRIRALAPSGTTIQTRTDPPAHESTKPPRTRHPHTSTYIVYTSGSTGRPKGITLTEATIRNPAEFQLGRGGGRRTGAQLSSIGFDVSLLEIFVTWLSGGTLVVADEQQRQDPDALLRLLAEQQVERLYLGPALLTQLAYAWWRRPVELALSEVLVSGDALRLTGAVREFVHSLAPGAVLENQYGPSETHEATAALLSGQREHWPEAPSIGRAITNVPVYVLDEFLNPVPAGVPGEIYVAGPGLARGYVARADLTAERFVADPYAAVPGTRMYRTGDRARRRADGALEFLGRTDDQVKIRGYRVELGEVEATLAACPGVASAAVTVVEGTGGVEVLSGYVALSAPAPSVRRIREFLAEKLPDHMIPAAMTVVEDMPLNRNGKVDRRALPAPELSRPELSSEYEPARTSHEQILCHIWCTVLGLDDIGIHDDFFELGGHSLLVTQVISRIRTAFAVDLPTRTLFEHRTVAALSPLVDSASRDELPPIPRRRGEEPDLSFAQQRIWLIEQLTPGTPMYAVENLWHITGALDTTALTRALELIWHRHDALRATFRDEHGSPRQHPRPAGELPVPVADLSHLSPAEAEAAAKRFVEQDAAAGFDLGTGPLLRARLFRVRTDDHLLMINFHHIAVDGWSMRVLWQEFTAAYEAFRAGAQPRLPQLPVDYADYADWQRRWLEGEQAQQQLRFWREELDGADFALELPTDHDRPAALTGRGQRVHFSFDRELTHRLRDVARQHSATMFMVLQAALDVVLARNAASTDIVTGSPVAGRSRPELEGLIGFLVNTIPLRVSWSGDPAFTEVLARVRTSALGAFSNDDVPFERIVEDLAPVRDLARNPLFQVCFVFDNSLEFEAPAELAVEQVATEPASTRFDLELLVDEYPDEMRGFLGFSVDLFDESTARRFLEHFRNVLNHIAEDPECRLSRIPMLGTEQRHTLLAAFNRQNGFELPVGRDLASMVEHQVAATPDAIALRTGTTQLTYAELDRAANQWAHHLKQHSTRPETPIGICTAPGPELFTLLLATLKTKTTYLPLDPHQPDDRLHHILHQTNPPLVLTHPAHQQRIEQLTPPTTTIHTTTNAPTDQPTTPPPRTHHPHTSAYIVYTSGSTGEPKGITLTARTIEHFVGWQLALDPRPRVCAQLATTGFDVSLQEFFVTVIGGGTLVVPTEEERGDADRVLRVLADNGVQRAYLPPAQLEELALAHRPGSADRQPLVLDEMIMAGEALRLSGAVRDFVSALGPDAVVENQYGSCETYKVSATVLSGDSAQWPELPSIGRPVSNVSAYVLDDFLNPAPIGVPGELYVSSPALARGYVARPDLTAERFVADPYADAPGTRMYRTGDRARWQPDGTLDFIGRTDDQVKIRGYRVEPGEVEAALTAAPGVGAAAVKVVEAAGGQTVLAGYAVPAAGSSTTADDVRKFLRSKLSDYMVPATLQLLQALPLTRNGKVDRAALPEPVLRRPELSSEYTPPRSSHEEILAQLWCGVLGLDDIGVHDDFFELGGHSLLVTQITSRIRDAFAIDLPTRTLFEHRTIAALADAVEEAVVAAVAAMPEEAVRSETAPDPNDS, from the coding sequence ATGTCTTTTCCCGCGGAAGCGGAACAGCTGGTCGATCTCGTGGAGCGTCAGGTGGCGGCGACGCCCGACGCCGTCGCGCTCCGCACCAGCACCACCCGACTCACCTACGCCCAACTCGACCGCACCGCCAACCGGTGGGCGCACCACCTCAATCACCACGCTCAGCCCGAAAACCCCATCGCCATCTGCGCGAGCCCCGACGCCCAGCTGTTCGCCCTCCTGCTCGCCACCCTCAAGACCAACACCACCTACCTCCCCGTCGACCCGCACCAACCCGACGAGCGAATCCACCACATCCTCCACCAGACAAACCCCCCGCTCGTACTCACCGATCCGACCCACTACCGACGAATCCGCGCACTCGCCCCGTCCGGCACCACCATCCAAACCCGCACCGACCCGCCCGCGCACGAATCCACGAAACCGCCCCGCACCCGCCACCCGCACACCAGCACCTACATCGTCTACACCTCCGGATCCACCGGACGGCCAAAAGGCATCACGCTCACCGAAGCCACCATTCGGAATCCGGCCGAATTCCAGCTCGGCCGGGGCGGGGGACGGCGAACCGGCGCGCAGCTCTCCTCGATCGGGTTCGACGTGTCCCTGCTGGAGATCTTCGTGACCTGGCTCAGCGGAGGAACCCTCGTGGTGGCCGATGAGCAGCAGCGGCAGGACCCCGACGCGCTGCTGCGGCTGCTGGCCGAACAGCAGGTGGAGCGGCTCTACCTGGGCCCCGCGTTGCTGACCCAGCTCGCGTACGCCTGGTGGCGGCGGCCGGTCGAGCTCGCGCTGAGCGAGGTCCTGGTATCCGGGGATGCGCTGCGGCTCACCGGCGCGGTGCGCGAGTTCGTGCACTCGCTCGCCCCCGGCGCGGTGCTGGAGAACCAGTACGGTCCCTCGGAAACGCACGAGGCGACCGCCGCGCTGCTGTCCGGGCAGCGGGAGCACTGGCCGGAGGCGCCGTCGATCGGCCGCGCCATCACGAACGTGCCGGTCTACGTCCTCGACGAGTTCTTGAACCCGGTTCCGGCCGGAGTGCCCGGCGAGATCTACGTAGCCGGGCCAGGTCTGGCGCGCGGTTACGTGGCCAGAGCGGACCTGACCGCCGAACGCTTCGTCGCCGACCCCTACGCCGCCGTTCCCGGCACCCGCATGTACCGGACCGGCGACCGAGCGCGCCGCCGGGCCGACGGCGCGCTCGAATTCCTCGGCCGCACCGACGACCAGGTCAAGATCCGCGGCTACCGCGTCGAACTCGGCGAGGTGGAGGCGACCTTGGCCGCGTGCCCCGGTGTGGCATCAGCGGCCGTGACGGTCGTCGAGGGCACCGGCGGGGTGGAGGTCCTGTCCGGATACGTCGCGCTGTCCGCCCCGGCGCCGTCCGTGCGGCGGATCCGGGAATTCCTCGCGGAGAAGCTGCCGGACCACATGATCCCGGCCGCCATGACCGTTGTCGAGGACATGCCGCTGAACCGGAACGGGAAGGTGGACCGGCGGGCGCTGCCTGCGCCGGAGCTGTCCCGCCCGGAGCTGTCCAGCGAGTACGAACCCGCGCGCACCAGCCACGAACAGATCCTCTGCCACATCTGGTGCACCGTGCTCGGCCTGGACGACATCGGCATCCACGACGACTTCTTCGAACTAGGCGGCCACTCCCTGCTGGTCACCCAGGTCATCTCCCGCATCCGGACCGCGTTCGCCGTCGACCTGCCCACCCGCACCCTGTTCGAGCACCGCACCGTCGCGGCGCTGAGCCCGCTGGTCGACTCCGCGTCGCGCGACGAACTCCCGCCGATTCCCCGCCGCCGCGGCGAGGAACCCGACCTGTCGTTCGCGCAGCAGCGCATCTGGCTGATCGAGCAGCTCACGCCCGGAACCCCGATGTACGCCGTGGAGAACCTCTGGCACATCACCGGCGCCCTGGACACCACCGCGCTGACCCGGGCGCTGGAGCTGATCTGGCACCGGCACGACGCATTGCGCGCGACGTTCCGCGACGAGCACGGCAGTCCCCGGCAGCACCCGCGACCCGCCGGAGAGCTGCCGGTCCCGGTCGCGGACCTGTCCCACCTGAGCCCGGCAGAAGCCGAGGCCGCCGCGAAGCGGTTCGTCGAGCAGGACGCGGCCGCGGGCTTCGACCTCGGCACCGGCCCGCTGCTGCGGGCACGGCTGTTCCGCGTGCGCACCGACGACCACCTGCTGATGATCAATTTCCACCACATCGCGGTGGACGGCTGGTCGATGCGGGTGCTGTGGCAGGAGTTCACCGCCGCGTACGAGGCGTTCCGCGCCGGCGCGCAGCCCCGGCTCCCGCAGCTGCCGGTGGATTACGCCGACTACGCCGACTGGCAGCGGCGTTGGCTGGAGGGCGAGCAGGCCCAGCAGCAACTGCGGTTCTGGCGCGAGGAGCTGGACGGCGCCGATTTCGCGCTCGAGCTGCCGACCGATCACGACCGGCCGGCGGCGCTGACCGGTCGCGGCCAGCGGGTGCACTTCAGCTTCGACCGGGAGCTGACGCACCGGCTCCGCGACGTCGCCCGGCAGCACAGCGCCACGATGTTCATGGTGCTGCAGGCCGCGCTCGACGTGGTCCTGGCGCGCAACGCGGCGAGCACGGACATCGTCACCGGATCGCCGGTGGCCGGCCGCTCCCGGCCCGAGCTCGAAGGATTGATCGGCTTCCTGGTCAACACGATCCCGTTGCGGGTCTCCTGGTCGGGCGACCCGGCGTTCACCGAGGTGCTGGCCCGGGTCCGGACCAGCGCGCTGGGCGCCTTCAGCAACGACGACGTGCCGTTCGAGCGGATCGTCGAGGACCTCGCCCCCGTTCGCGATCTGGCGCGCAACCCCCTGTTCCAGGTGTGCTTCGTGTTCGACAACTCGCTGGAATTCGAGGCCCCGGCGGAACTCGCCGTCGAACAGGTGGCGACCGAGCCCGCCAGCACGCGCTTCGACCTGGAATTGCTGGTCGACGAATATCCGGACGAAATGCGCGGGTTCCTCGGATTCAGCGTCGACCTGTTCGACGAGTCCACCGCGCGGCGCTTCCTCGAGCACTTCCGCAACGTGCTGAACCACATCGCCGAAGACCCCGAGTGCCGGTTGTCGCGGATTCCGATGCTCGGCACCGAGCAACGGCACACCCTGCTGGCCGCGTTCAACCGGCAGAACGGGTTCGAGCTACCCGTCGGGCGGGATCTCGCGAGCATGGTCGAGCACCAGGTGGCGGCGACACCCGACGCCATCGCGCTGCGCACCGGCACCACCCAGCTCACCTACGCCGAACTCGACCGAGCCGCCAACCAATGGGCCCACCACCTCAAGCAGCACAGCACCCGGCCCGAAACCCCCATCGGCATCTGCACCGCACCCGGGCCCGAACTGTTCACCCTCCTGCTGGCCACCCTCAAAACCAAAACCACCTACCTCCCCCTCGACCCGCACCAGCCCGACGACCGGCTCCACCACATCCTCCACCAAACCAACCCCCCGCTCGTGCTCACGCACCCCGCGCACCAGCAACGAATCGAACAGCTCACGCCGCCCACCACCACGATTCACACCACCACCAACGCACCCACCGACCAACCCACCACACCACCCCCACGCACCCACCACCCGCACACCAGCGCCTACATCGTCTACACCTCCGGATCCACCGGAGAGCCCAAAGGCATCACGCTCACCGCGCGCACCATCGAGCATTTCGTCGGCTGGCAACTCGCGCTCGACCCGCGCCCCCGGGTGTGCGCGCAATTGGCCACGACCGGTTTCGACGTGTCGTTGCAGGAATTCTTCGTGACCGTGATCGGAGGCGGCACTCTGGTCGTGCCGACCGAGGAGGAACGGGGCGATGCCGACCGGGTGCTGCGGGTGCTCGCGGACAACGGCGTGCAGCGCGCCTACCTGCCGCCTGCCCAGCTGGAGGAACTGGCGCTGGCGCACCGGCCGGGCAGCGCGGACCGCCAGCCGCTCGTGCTGGACGAGATGATCATGGCGGGCGAGGCGCTGCGGTTGTCCGGCGCGGTCCGCGACTTCGTCTCCGCGCTCGGCCCGGACGCCGTGGTCGAGAACCAGTACGGCTCGTGCGAAACCTACAAGGTCTCCGCGACCGTGCTCTCCGGTGATTCGGCGCAGTGGCCGGAGCTGCCGTCGATCGGACGGCCGGTCTCGAACGTCTCCGCGTACGTGCTGGACGACTTCCTGAACCCCGCTCCCATCGGGGTTCCCGGCGAGCTGTACGTGTCCAGCCCGGCGCTGGCGCGCGGTTACGTGGCCAGACCGGACCTGACCGCCGAACGCTTCGTCGCCGACCCCTACGCCGATGCCCCCGGCACCCGCATGTACCGCACCGGCGACCGAGCGCGCTGGCAACCGGACGGCACCTTGGACTTCATCGGCCGCACCGACGACCAGGTCAAGATCCGCGGCTACCGCGTCGAACCCGGCGAGGTCGAGGCCGCGCTGACCGCGGCTCCAGGGGTCGGGGCGGCCGCGGTGAAGGTCGTGGAAGCGGCGGGCGGGCAAACGGTGCTCGCCGGCTACGCCGTACCCGCCGCCGGGTCCAGCACCACCGCCGACGACGTGCGCAAGTTCCTGCGCAGCAAGCTGTCCGACTACATGGTCCCGGCGACGCTGCAGCTGCTGCAGGCCCTCCCGCTGACCCGCAACGGCAAGGTCGACCGGGCCGCACTGCCCGAACCGGTCCTGCGCAGGCCCGAGTTGTCCAGCGAGTACACCCCGCCCCGCAGCAGCCACGAGGAGATCCTCGCCCAGCTCTGGTGCGGCGTTCTCGGGCTGGACGACATCGGCGTCCACGACGACTTCTTCGAACTCGGCGGCCATTCCCTGCTGGTCACCCAGATCACCTCCCGCATCCGGGACGCCTTCGCCATCGACCTGCCCACCCGCACCCTCTTCGAGCACCGCACCATCGCGGCACTCGCCGACGCGGTAGAGGAAGCCGTCGTCGCCGCGGTCGCCGCGATGCCCGAGGAAGCCGTCCGCAGCGAAACGGCCCCGGACCCGAACGACTCCTGA
- a CDS encoding MbtH family protein: MNPFDDPDGTFFVLTNDEGQHSLWPAFADVPEGWSVAHSEASRETCLAYVSEHWTDQRPKSLINAMDDSAAAE; the protein is encoded by the coding sequence ATGAATCCGTTCGACGACCCGGACGGCACGTTCTTCGTGCTGACCAACGACGAGGGCCAGCACTCGCTGTGGCCGGCGTTCGCGGACGTTCCCGAGGGCTGGTCCGTGGCGCATTCCGAGGCGTCCCGCGAAACCTGCCTGGCCTACGTCAGCGAGCACTGGACCGATCAGCGCCCGAAGAGCCTGATCAACGCCATGGACGACTCCGCCGCGGCGGAATGA